GCTGGTTCGCCGGCGGCTCGCCACCGCCCGCGCCGGCGCCGGCGTCACCCCCGCCCGGGCCAACCGAGGCCGCGAGGTGGACGCGACTTAGCATCGCGGGATGCCCATCGAGTCGCACGTCGCGAGCTTCGTCGAGCTGGACGCCCGCACCTTTCACGACCTGCTCCGGCTGCGCATCGACGTGTTCGTCGTGGAGCAGGCGTGCCCGTACCCCGAGCTGGACGGCCGGGACGTGGAGCCCGGCACCCGGCACCTGTGGCTGACCCGGGACGGCGCGGTGGTGGCGTACCTGCGCATCCTGGCCGACCCGGACGGAGTGGACCGGATCGGCCGGGTCGTGGTCGCGCCGGCCGCCCGCGGCGGCGGCCTGGCCGGCCGGCTGATGACCGAGGCCCTGGCCCTGGTCGGCGACCGGCCGTGCGTGCTGGAGGCGCAGACCCACCTGGTCGACTTCTACGCCGGCCACGGCTTCGCGATCAGCGGCCCCGGCTACGTCGAGGACGGCATCCCGCACACCCCGATGAGCCGCGCCGGGCGGCCGCCGGCCTGAGCGGACCTGTCCCAGCCGATGGGGGTCCCCGGGCCGGCCCGACGTCAGCTAGCGTGAGCCGGGCTTCCGCGCCGTCCGGCGAGGGCGGGCGGCGTGGCGACACGCCGTGGGGTAACGCCACGGGCGACCGCCGCGCTGTGCCCTCCAGTGGCAGACAGCGGAGGGAACGAGAACGTGAAGTTGACGGGGATCCGGTGGACCGGCCGCAGGATCGGCATCGCGGCCGCCACGGTGGCCACCGCGGTGGCCGGCACGGTGAGCCTGGTGGCGGTCAGCTACGGCGACGGCGGCGCGCGATGGGTCGCCGACGGACCGGTCACCACCGCCCTGCACAA
This sequence is a window from Micromonospora sp. NBRC 110009. Protein-coding genes within it:
- a CDS encoding GNAT family N-acetyltransferase — translated: MPIESHVASFVELDARTFHDLLRLRIDVFVVEQACPYPELDGRDVEPGTRHLWLTRDGAVVAYLRILADPDGVDRIGRVVVAPAARGGGLAGRLMTEALALVGDRPCVLEAQTHLVDFYAGHGFAISGPGYVEDGIPHTPMSRAGRPPA